The following are from one region of the Bactrocera oleae isolate idBacOlea1 chromosome 6, idBacOlea1, whole genome shotgun sequence genome:
- the CycT gene encoding cyclin-T isoform X2 — protein MSSGGTSAGPGTSDKDKDSHWYFSAEQLSNSPSRRQGIDPDAELSYRQMTAYLIQEMGQRLQVSQLCINTAIVYMHRFYAFHSFTHFHRNNIAAASLFLAAKVEEQPRKLEHVIKAANKCLGQSTSSTADAYYIEQAQELVFNENVLLQTLGFDVAIDHPHTHVVKTCHLVKACKDLAQTSYFLASNSLHLTSMCLQYKPTVVACFCIYLACKWSRWEIPQSTEGKHWFHYVDKTVTMDLLKQLTDEFIAIYEKSPSRLKSKLNSIKALAQNASNRVINKEKKGAPEEWRMGDMMKMYAHDTPGSGGSNSSNSNQPYAITSIAEPSQQSSALLPPPPPQTQLSRKGDLHSSQHRSHHNSTSHHSKINFPPTDVLDHKNSHKQPPFSGVVSRPRDHSQSSQGHQQAMVPGNSSRSGLPSSSGRSLSSIPGQSLPRQTLQSHQLDVNYHKPREKGNIVGSYPHNAPSQSHAGHKVSQKQDPNRVIQKEQTAVKMSEPGKGASNSSSNSKIFPPTSSMATMPQYGSNPSQVQSKLDMGQDMSRNILHGQRSYGVNNGSGNVPILGSYQPPHARQSSNSASNNGKHDLSKPASVHLQQHGKQPTIPTESVYNTGTHEVQQTAAHAQSHPTAGYLISRPPEGSHNEEANSAQLPSVHAILQQPTNANQTKTSMFSPDWSQQQQQTQLLSSNTYVNNNMSTTVVGDAYNYKLLSNKEGEREKTDRDRMDANATAPKKDRNRSAHPGMDITSSMLMGVRPNTSQTQFHQQLQQQSLKISMPKKSDSSIIGELTGINAGIKRPNEGAYKQEEEQNKIRKLDTQLTLSSYNEPKAGDSNKLHVVNGIETNPDMVRSLLKESLCPSNALLKTEQLGALSLHPPAELLEPSVTSAPDMTVASAESSLKSTSQSSGIEPSSMEINDSGSNKAEKKKKKDKHKRKDKGKSKDREDRKKHKKDKDKHKERDRGELESSGHVKIKISKDKIEGTAECLKIKIPKERIISDVNNSTCSANNSSTDSGSGMHPAPALKIKISKDKLENYATDSSTHSSLQQAQALAQTAAGFYSSFVTPNNASTSTSHSSSGSSSSGKKKDRDRDKDREREKDKKRASNEGIKSNGSGSFHSAMMLQGGTGGSLLSHPPPTTVVTSKSQNVNKMQLLSNNMNQLFGESNDDDDDYDDNHSVNQKNYKDYHKNRVQNTDSFASTSNNSAGSVRKSTDYGQKYSQSHQMQR, from the exons atgaGTAGTGGCGGTACTTCAGCAGGGCCTGGAACTTCCGATAAGGACAAGGACTCACATTGGTACTTCAGTGCTGAACAGCTATCGAACTCACCAAGTCGACGACAAGGAATAGATCCAGATGCAGAACTCTCGTATCGCCAAATGACTGCCTATCTTATTCAAGAAATGGGACAGCGCCTACAGGT CTCGCAGCTTTGCATCAATACTGCCATTGTGTATATGCATCGTTTCTATGCTTTCCATTCCTTCACTCATTTCCATCGCAATAACATTGCGGCTGCGAGTTTATTCTTAGCGGCTAAGGTCGAAGAGCAGCCTCGAAAGCTTGAACACGTTATAAAGGCTGCTAACAAGTGCCTTGGTCAGTCAACATCCTCCACTGCAGATGCGTATTATATAGAACAAGCACAAGAGCTGgtatttaatgaaaatgttttgcTACAAACTCTTGGGTTTGATGTTGCTATTGACCATCCCCACACTCACGTGGTAAAAACTTGTCATTTGGTTAAAG ccTGCAAAGACTTAGCACAGACTTCTTATTTTCTGGCTTCTAAtag CCTTCATCTGACATCTATGTGCCTACAATACAAACCGACTGTAGTTGCTTGTTTCTGTATCTACTTGGCTTGTAAATGGTCACGATGGGAG ATTCCACAGTCAACGGAAGGCAAACATTGGTTCCATTATGTGGATAAAACTGTGACTATGGATCTTTTAAAGCAATTAACTGATGAGTTCATAGCAATTTACGAAAAGAGTCCATCGCGTCTCAAATCCAAATTGAATTCTATAAAAGCCCTTGCTCAAAATGCAAGCAACCGGGTAATCAATAAAGAGAAGAAAGGTGCACCCGAAGAGTGGAGAATGGGGGATATGATGAAAATGTATGCACACGATACACCTGGCAGCGGTGGGAGCAATAGTAGTAACAGTAATCAGCCTTATGCTATAACCTCTATAGCTGAACCATCACAGCAATCCTCGGCGTTGTTGCCACCACCACCCCCACAGACGCAATTGTCGCGAAAAGGCGATTTGCATTCCAGCCAACACCGCTCCCATCACAATTCAACGTCTCATCATTCGAAGATTAATTTCCCCCCTACCGATGTTCTTG ACCATAAAAATAGTCACAAACAGCCGCCGTTTAGTGGAGTTGTTAGCCGCCCACGTGATCATTCACAATCGTCTCAAGGTCATCAGCAAGCAATGGTTCCAGGCAATTCTTCACGTTCAGGTCTTCCATCATCCAGCGGACGATCTCTGAGCAGTATACCTGGTCAAAGTCTGCCACGTCAGACTTTGCAAAGTCATCAATTAGATGTGAACTATCATAAACCTCGAGAAAAGGGTAACATTGTAGGTTCATACCCACATAATGCGCCATCACAATCGCATGCTGGGCATAAGGTGTCGCAAAAACAAGACCCGAATCGAGTGATACAGAAAGAGCAGACTGCTGTCAAAATGTCAGAACCTGGAAAAGGCGCCAGTAATAGTAGTAGCAACAGTAAAATATTCCCGCCTACTTCCTCAATGGCGACTATGCCCCAATATGGTAGCAACCCTTCACAGGTTCAAAGCAAGTTGGATATGGGTCAAGATATGTCACGTAATATTTTGCATGGTCAGCGTTCTTATGGGGTTAACAATGGGTCTGGAAATGTGCCCATATTAGGTAGTTATCAGCCACCGCATGCACGGCAGAGTAGTAATAGCGCTAGTAACAACGGCAAACACGATTTATCAAAACCCGCATCCGTCCACCTTCAACAGCATGGCAAACAACCAACTATTCCGACAGAATCAGTCTACAACACTGGCACGCATGAAGTTCAGCAAACAGCTGCGCATGCGCAATCGCATCCTACTGCCGGTTATTTGATTTCGCGGCCGCCAGAAGGTTCACACAACGAAGAGGCCAATTCTGCCCAGTTACCGTCAGTTCATGCGATACTTCAACAGCCAACGAACGCTAACCAAACAAAGACCTCTATGTTTAGCCCCGACTggagtcaacaacaacaacaaacacagttATTGTCTTCAAATActtatgttaataataatatgtcAACCACCGTTGTGGGCGAtgcatataattataaattactgTCTAATAAGGAGGGAGAGCGAGAGAAAACCGATCGCGATCGTATGGACGCTAATGCCACAGCACCTAAAAAGGACCGTAACCGCAGTGCACATCCTGGAATGGATATTACGAGTTCAATGCTTATGGGTGTACGACCTAATACTTCGCAGACACAGTTTCACCAGCAGTTACAACAACAGTCTTTAAAAATAAGCATGCCAAAGAAATCAGACTCGAGCATTATCGGTGAACTTACTG GTATAAATGCCGGTATCAAACGTCCCAATGAAGGTGCCTACAAACAAGAAgaagaacaaaacaaaattcgGAAACTTGATACTCAACTTACATTGTCTTCGTATAATGAACCAAAAGCCGGCGATAGTAACAAACTGCATGTAGTAAATGGAATAGAAACTAATCCTGATATGGTGAGGAGTTTGTTAAAAGAAAGCCTATGCCCTTCCAATGCTCTTTTGAAAACGGAACAGTTGGGAGCACTTAGTTTACATCCACCAGCTGAACTTCTCGAACCATCCGTAACCTCTGCTCCGGATATGACGGTTGCATCTGCTGAGTCGTCGCTAAAATCGACAAGCCAAAGTAGTGGAATTGAACCATCATCTATGGAAATTAATGATTCCGGCAGTAATAAAGcagaaaagaaaaagaaaaaagacaAGCATAAACGTAAAGATAAGGGTAAGTCAAAAGATCGGGAAGATcgaaaaaagcacaaaaaggATAAAGACAAGCATAAGGAACGTGATCGGGGCGAATTAGAAAGCTCCGGACACGTAAAGATTAAAATATCTAAAGATAAAATTGAAGGAACTGCCGAatgtttaaaaatcaaaataccaAAAGAACGTATAATAAGTGATGTGAACAACAGTACGTGCAGTGCTAACAATAGCTCTACAGATAGCGGTAGCGGTATGCACCCGGCACCagcgttaaaaattaaaatcagcaaAGATAAATTGGAAAACTATGCGACAGACTCCTCTACACATTCATCTTTACAACAAGCGCAGGCGCTGGCACAAACGGCAGCTGGTTTCTATTCGTCCTTCGTAACACCCAATAATGCATCGACATCCACGTCACATAGTAGTAGTGGTAGCAGTAGTAGTGGGAAAAAAAAGGACCGAGATCGTGacaaggatcgcgagcgagagaAAGACAAAAAACGGGCAAGCAATGAAGGCATTAAATCGAATGGAAGTGGATCATTTCATTCGGCAATGATGTTACAAGGCGGTACTGGGGGTTCACTGCTTTCACATCCGCCACCAACAACTGTCGTGACGTCGAAAAGCCAAAACGTCAACAAG ATGCAACTCTTATCGAATAATATGAATCAGCTCTTCGGAGAGTcgaatgatgatgatgatgactaTGATGATAATCACAGtgttaatcaaaaaaattataaggatTATCATAAAAACAGAGTTCAAAACACGGACTCCTTCGCATCCACATCCAATAACTCTGCGGGTTCTGTACGTAAAAGCACCGATTACGGGCAAAAATATTCGCAATCACATCAAATGCAACGATGA